One Spirochaetota bacterium genomic region harbors:
- a CDS encoding ethanolamine ammonia-lyase subunit EutB, whose amino-acid sequence MSYKKTIGARTYAFTSLKDLLAKASPARSGDLLAGVAAESAEERAAAQMALADAYLSDFLREEIVPYDEDEVTRLTLDAHDGDAFAEISSLTVGEFRNWLLLDGTTGDTLKRVSPGILPEMAAAVSKLMRNQDLIRAAAKIRNVTAFRNTIGLPVRLSVRLQPNDPVDDPKSIAAQIMDGLFYGCGDAVIGINPASDNYGSVTELLRLLDGIITRFAIPTQGCVLTHITTTIKAIEKGVPVDLVFQSIGGTQKVNESFGVSVATLREGFEAGASCKRGSVGSNFMYFETGQGSALSAGAHHNADQQTLEARAYGLARAFKPLLVNTVVGFIGPEYLYDGKQIIRAGLEDHFCGKLLGLPMGVDICYTNHAEADQDDMDTLLTLLGVAGCNFIMGVPGADDIMLNYQSTSFHDALYARAALGLRPAPEFEDWLKRMGIFDERLVPAELRPGNRLLEGVEAIQDFKIKD is encoded by the coding sequence ATGTCATATAAAAAAACCATAGGCGCGCGGACATACGCGTTCACCTCGCTGAAGGACCTGCTGGCAAAGGCCTCTCCCGCGCGCTCGGGAGATCTGCTCGCCGGCGTCGCCGCGGAAAGCGCCGAGGAGCGCGCGGCCGCGCAGATGGCGCTCGCCGACGCTTACCTGTCGGACTTCCTGCGCGAGGAGATCGTTCCGTACGACGAGGACGAGGTCACGCGCCTCACCCTCGACGCGCACGACGGGGACGCGTTCGCCGAAATCTCATCGCTTACCGTGGGCGAGTTCCGCAACTGGCTCCTCCTCGACGGGACCACCGGCGACACGCTCAAACGGGTCTCTCCCGGCATCCTGCCCGAGATGGCCGCGGCCGTCTCCAAGCTCATGCGCAACCAGGACCTCATCCGCGCGGCCGCGAAGATACGCAACGTCACCGCGTTCCGGAACACCATCGGCCTTCCGGTGAGGCTCTCGGTGCGCCTGCAGCCGAACGATCCGGTCGACGACCCCAAGTCGATCGCCGCGCAGATCATGGACGGGCTTTTTTACGGCTGCGGCGACGCGGTCATCGGCATCAATCCCGCCTCGGACAATTACGGCTCGGTGACGGAGCTTCTGCGCCTCCTCGACGGCATCATCACCCGGTTCGCCATACCGACACAGGGCTGCGTGCTCACCCACATCACCACGACGATAAAGGCCATCGAAAAGGGCGTGCCGGTGGACCTCGTTTTTCAGTCCATCGGCGGAACGCAGAAGGTGAACGAGAGCTTCGGCGTGAGCGTCGCCACGCTCCGCGAGGGATTCGAGGCGGGCGCGTCGTGTAAGCGCGGGAGCGTCGGTTCCAACTTCATGTATTTCGAGACCGGCCAGGGAAGCGCCCTCTCCGCCGGCGCGCACCACAACGCCGACCAGCAGACGCTCGAGGCGCGCGCCTACGGCCTCGCGCGCGCCTTTAAGCCCCTATTGGTCAACACCGTTGTCGGCTTCATCGGCCCGGAATATCTCTACGACGGCAAACAGATCATCCGCGCGGGCCTCGAGGACCATTTCTGCGGCAAGCTTCTCGGCCTTCCCATGGGCGTCGACATCTGCTACACCAACCACGCCGAGGCCGACCAGGACGACATGGATACGCTGCTGACGCTCCTCGGCGTGGCCGGCTGCAATTTTATAATGGGCGTGCCGGGGGCCGACGATATCATGCTGAACTACCAGAGCACCTCGTTCCACGACGCGCTGTACGCGCGCGCAGCGCTGGGCCTGCGCCCCGCTCCCGAGTTTGAGGACTGGCTCAAGCGCATGGGGATTTTCGACGAGCGGCTCGTCCCGGCGGAGCTTCGGCCAGGCAACAGGTTGCTGGAAGGAGTGGAGGCGATTCAAGATTTTAAGATTAAAGATTGA
- the eutC gene encoding ethanolamine ammonia-lyase subunit EutC yields MTMDEKNNKTQTVIPNPWDSLKRFTGARIALGRCGASLPTGELLRFRLAHARAKDAVYTALDYERLKTDMERITGTDALLLDSRAHDRAEYLKRPDLGRRLSEESAALLASRAPGAAYDIAPVISEGLSAIAIERNLRPFLELFCPELRRAGLSAAPACLVRQGRVAVADEVGSLFGARIAVILIGERPGLSSPDSMGIYLTFGPRPGTTDERRNCISNVRPEGMSYEAGVSKLMYLITQSLRLGLSGIALKDEQPIGGELQGDSHALGGGE; encoded by the coding sequence ATGACCATGGACGAAAAGAATAATAAAACTCAAACCGTCATCCCCAATCCCTGGGATTCTCTGAAACGCTTTACCGGCGCGCGCATAGCCCTGGGGCGCTGCGGCGCGTCATTGCCCACGGGAGAGCTCCTCCGCTTCCGCCTCGCGCACGCGCGCGCGAAGGACGCGGTGTACACGGCGCTCGACTACGAGCGGCTGAAGACCGACATGGAGCGTATCACCGGAACGGACGCGCTCCTCCTCGATAGCAGGGCACACGACCGCGCGGAGTACCTCAAGCGCCCCGATCTCGGGAGGCGGCTCTCGGAGGAATCGGCCGCCCTGCTCGCTTCCCGCGCGCCGGGCGCCGCTTATGATATCGCCCCCGTAATAAGCGAAGGGCTCTCCGCCATCGCGATCGAGAGGAACCTTCGGCCATTCCTGGAGCTCTTCTGCCCGGAGCTGCGCCGCGCCGGTCTCTCCGCCGCGCCGGCATGCCTGGTGCGCCAGGGGCGCGTGGCGGTCGCCGACGAGGTCGGCTCCCTCTTCGGCGCCCGCATCGCGGTCATCCTTATCGGCGAGCGGCCGGGCTTAAGCTCCCCCGACAGCATGGGAATTTATCTCACCTTCGGGCCACGGCCGGGCACCACCGACGAGCGGCGCAACTGCATTTCGAACGTGCGCCCGGAGGGCATGTCGTACGAGGCCGGCGTATCGAAGCTCATGTATCTCATCACGCAGTCGCTCCGCCTCGGGCTTTCGGGAATTGCGCTTAAGGACGAGCAGCCTATCGGGGGGGAGCTCCAGGGCGATTCGCACGCACTCGGCGGCGGGGAATAA
- a CDS encoding phosphoglycerate dehydrogenase, which yields MYKIQTLNKISAKGLDLLNHDRYEYASEIINPDAILVRSQDMHSMEFPATLKAIARAGAGVNNIPVEKCSAKGIVVFNTPGANANAVKELVLLAILLSSRRIYPGISWVKSQAGSGADIKALVEKHKSAYVGPEIRGKRLGVIGLGAIGVMVANDAVALGMDVWGYDPYISVESAWGMSRSVKKSTSLDSLISESDYITLHTPLNKDTREMMNAGKFGMMKKGARLINFARGELVSHADLREALSNGTVSFYVTDFPTDDIVIMDNVIPVPHLGASTPESEENCAIMAVNQLVDFLESGNIHNSVNFPECVLPFSGKKRLVVANRNVPNMIGQITPMLAEHKINIADMLNKSKGDYAYNIIDVDNGADETVLGRIMGIEGVLMARLI from the coding sequence ATGTATAAAATACAGACTCTGAATAAAATATCAGCGAAGGGCCTTGATCTGCTAAACCATGATCGCTACGAGTACGCCTCGGAGATAATCAATCCGGACGCGATTCTGGTGCGCAGCCAGGACATGCACTCCATGGAGTTTCCCGCGACGTTAAAGGCGATCGCCCGTGCGGGTGCCGGGGTGAACAACATCCCGGTTGAAAAGTGTTCGGCAAAAGGAATCGTGGTATTCAACACCCCCGGGGCCAATGCCAATGCCGTCAAAGAACTGGTGCTGCTCGCCATACTTCTTTCATCCCGCCGTATTTATCCGGGAATCTCCTGGGTTAAAAGCCAGGCCGGCAGCGGTGCCGACATAAAGGCGCTGGTGGAAAAGCACAAGTCGGCTTACGTGGGGCCCGAGATCAGGGGTAAAAGGCTCGGCGTAATCGGGCTGGGGGCCATCGGGGTCATGGTGGCCAACGACGCGGTCGCCCTGGGCATGGACGTATGGGGTTATGACCCGTACATATCGGTGGAATCGGCATGGGGAATGTCGAGGTCGGTAAAAAAATCGACGAGCCTCGACAGCCTGATATCGGAATCGGACTATATAACCCTGCACACTCCGCTGAATAAGGACACCCGCGAGATGATGAACGCGGGGAAATTCGGGATGATGAAAAAGGGGGCGCGCCTGATCAATTTCGCCCGGGGGGAGCTGGTCAGCCATGCCGATCTCAGGGAAGCCCTCTCGAACGGCACCGTGTCATTTTACGTGACCGATTTTCCCACCGATGACATCGTCATTATGGATAACGTGATTCCGGTACCCCATCTCGGGGCCTCGACCCCCGAGTCGGAGGAAAACTGCGCCATAATGGCGGTAAATCAGCTGGTCGATTTTCTTGAAAGCGGGAACATTCATAATTCGGTAAATTTTCCCGAGTGCGTACTTCCGTTTTCCGGCAAAAAGCGGCTGGTGGTCGCCAACCGCAATGTTCCCAACATGATCGGACAGATCACCCCTATGCTTGCAGAGCATAAAATTAATATCGCCGACATGCTCAACAAGAGCAAGGGAGATTATGCGTATAACATAATCGATGTTGACAACGGCGCCGACGAAACGGTGCTCGGACGGATTATGGGCATTGAAGGCGTATTGATGGCGCGGTTGATTTAG
- the serC gene encoding 3-phosphoserine/phosphohydroxythreonine transaminase produces MARVYNFSAGPAALPEEVLKKAAGELVEYGASGMSVMEMSHRSPDYDAIIKGAESSLREIMNIPDTYEVLFLQGGASSQFAMVPVNLFAKSKKADLVHTGAWTQRAIAEAKKYGTVNIIASSEDKNFNYIPDLDKKSFSADADYFYICSNNTIEGTRYTSFPDTGPVPLVADMSSNILSEKVDVSRFGIIFAGAQKNIGPAGVTVVIIRKDLIGNAMEITPTMFNYKTHADEKSLYNTPPTYGIYIAKLVFERIKEKGGIPAIEKMNREKAAVLYDYLDESKMFKGTVVKKDRSLMNVPFVTGNDELDKKFIKEAGAIGLVELKGHRSVGGMRASIYNAMPAEGVTKLVGFMKKFETENK; encoded by the coding sequence ATGGCCAGAGTGTATAATTTCTCGGCGGGGCCCGCCGCCCTTCCGGAAGAGGTTTTGAAAAAGGCCGCCGGCGAACTGGTGGAGTATGGCGCGTCCGGGATGTCGGTTATGGAGATGAGCCACCGGTCGCCTGACTATGACGCCATTATCAAGGGGGCTGAATCGTCGTTGAGGGAAATAATGAATATTCCCGACACCTACGAGGTCCTTTTTCTTCAGGGCGGGGCCTCGAGCCAGTTCGCCATGGTGCCCGTAAATCTGTTTGCAAAAAGTAAAAAAGCCGACCTGGTACATACCGGCGCATGGACCCAGAGGGCCATTGCCGAAGCGAAGAAGTACGGTACGGTCAACATTATCGCCTCTTCCGAGGATAAAAACTTTAATTACATTCCCGATCTCGATAAAAAATCATTCAGCGCGGATGCCGATTACTTTTATATATGTTCGAACAACACGATAGAGGGCACGAGGTACACCTCCTTCCCCGATACCGGCCCGGTGCCGCTGGTCGCCGACATGTCGTCAAACATACTTTCGGAGAAGGTCGATGTAAGCAGGTTCGGCATTATCTTTGCGGGAGCGCAGAAAAATATCGGACCCGCCGGCGTTACCGTCGTAATAATCAGAAAAGACCTGATCGGCAACGCCATGGAAATAACCCCGACCATGTTCAATTACAAGACCCATGCCGACGAGAAGTCCCTGTACAACACGCCTCCCACATACGGGATATACATAGCGAAACTGGTGTTTGAGCGGATAAAGGAAAAGGGCGGTATCCCGGCCATTGAGAAAATGAACAGGGAAAAGGCCGCGGTGCTCTATGATTATCTCGATGAGTCGAAAATGTTCAAGGGTACCGTGGTTAAAAAGGACAGGTCGCTCATGAACGTTCCATTTGTTACGGGCAACGATGAACTTGACAAAAAGTTCATCAAGGAAGCCGGGGCGATCGGTCTTGTCGAGCTAAAGGGACACCGCAGCGTCGGGGGAATGAGGGCGAGCATTTATAACGCCATGCCGGCCGAAGGGGTAACAAAGCTCGTCGGCTTCATGAAAAAGTTTGAGACTGAAAACAAATAA
- a CDS encoding NAD-dependent epimerase/dehydratase family protein: protein MPSSDCYHAFMKILVTGASGFLGTNIVHECLKKKHTVRAFSLPGSETSYIERRGVEPAFGDVADADAVARAVKGVDAVIHAAGDTSFWKKRFGRQRMTNVDGVRAVMEAAHAARVKRVVHTSTVDSLGYNPEGLADEEWGSYNYGGTGYNYADTKREGERLALSYVAKGLKVVVINPGSMIGPFDHTLQFGRLFMDLRDGKVPAVLPGGAPWAHVREVARAHVMALTKGRPGERYICGGVNETYRRVFAVIAASVGARPPRFTMSPWMTVAYGYLMEFIANFTGKPPELNPGQARYMSVFPKYDSSKAERELGFKIVSIEEMVADAGRWYAENGFL from the coding sequence ATGCCATCCTCCGACTGCTATCATGCTTTCATGAAAATCCTTGTTACCGGCGCGTCAGGCTTCCTCGGCACGAACATCGTGCATGAATGCTTAAAGAAAAAGCACACCGTCCGGGCCTTCTCCCTCCCTGGTTCCGAAACATCATATATCGAGCGCAGGGGTGTCGAGCCGGCTTTCGGCGATGTGGCCGACGCGGACGCCGTCGCGCGCGCCGTAAAGGGCGTCGACGCGGTGATCCACGCCGCGGGCGACACAAGCTTCTGGAAGAAGCGTTTCGGGCGCCAGCGCATGACCAATGTGGACGGAGTGCGCGCCGTCATGGAGGCGGCGCACGCGGCGAGGGTAAAGCGCGTGGTACACACCAGCACCGTCGATTCGCTCGGATACAACCCGGAAGGACTCGCCGACGAGGAGTGGGGCTCGTATAACTACGGCGGGACAGGCTATAATTACGCCGATACCAAGAGGGAGGGCGAGCGCCTGGCCCTCTCGTACGTAGCGAAGGGACTGAAGGTCGTGGTGATAAACCCCGGTAGCATGATCGGCCCCTTCGACCACACCCTGCAGTTTGGGCGCCTCTTCATGGACCTGCGCGACGGCAAAGTGCCCGCCGTGCTTCCCGGCGGCGCGCCGTGGGCGCACGTGCGCGAAGTGGCCCGCGCGCACGTTATGGCCCTTACGAAGGGCAGGCCCGGCGAGCGTTACATCTGCGGCGGGGTGAACGAAACCTACCGGCGCGTCTTCGCGGTCATCGCCGCCTCGGTCGGGGCGCGCCCGCCGCGCTTCACCATGAGCCCGTGGATGACCGTAGCGTACGGATATCTAATGGAGTTCATCGCGAATTTCACCGGAAAGCCCCCGGAGCTCAATCCCGGACAGGCGCGCTACATGTCCGTCTTCCCGAAGTACGACTCGTCGAAGGCGGAGCGCGAACTCGGCTTTAAAATCGTCTCCATCGAGGAGATGGTGGCCGACGCGGGACGGTGGTACGCGGAGAACGGATTTTTATGA
- the nagB gene encoding glucosamine-6-phosphate deaminase, translating to MEIIIARNYEEMSKISADIIASQIRKKHDSVLGLATGDTPLGTYKELVRLHREEGLDFSKIKSFNLDEYHGLAPLHPNSYNFFMQEHLFKHINTIPANEYVPQGNTEDPEEFCAWYERKIHEAGGIDLQVLGIGRDGHIAFNEPGSSLASRTRVKALVSSTIEDNSRFFSSIDEVPRFAITMGVGTILDARKILLVANGLKKAEVCAQFIEGPVTSQITASALQLHSHVTVVLDEEAASKLQRREYYNWVKNNKQLIHKKIGR from the coding sequence ATGGAAATTATCATCGCGCGGAATTATGAGGAAATGAGCAAGATTTCGGCGGACATTATAGCATCGCAAATCAGGAAAAAGCACGACTCCGTCCTCGGCCTCGCCACGGGGGACACTCCCCTGGGCACCTATAAGGAACTCGTGCGACTCCACAGGGAGGAAGGTCTGGATTTTTCCAAGATCAAGTCCTTCAACCTTGACGAATATCACGGGCTTGCCCCCCTGCATCCCAACAGCTACAACTTCTTCATGCAGGAGCATTTATTCAAACACATCAACACGATACCCGCCAATGAATACGTGCCGCAGGGCAATACCGAAGACCCGGAGGAATTTTGCGCCTGGTACGAGCGGAAGATACACGAGGCGGGAGGAATCGATCTTCAGGTGCTGGGAATCGGAAGAGACGGCCATATCGCCTTCAATGAGCCCGGCTCCTCCCTGGCAAGCCGTACAAGGGTGAAGGCGCTGGTGAGCAGTACCATCGAGGACAACTCGCGCTTTTTCAGCAGCATTGATGAAGTCCCCAGGTTCGCCATCACCATGGGGGTCGGGACAATACTGGACGCCCGCAAAATACTCCTTGTCGCCAACGGCCTCAAAAAGGCCGAAGTATGCGCCCAGTTTATTGAAGGCCCCGTCACCAGCCAGATAACCGCATCGGCCCTGCAGCTTCACTCCCACGTAACGGTTGTTCTCGACGAGGAGGCCGCCTCGAAGCTCCAGAGACGGGAATATTACAACTGGGTCAAGAATAACAAGCAGCTCATCCATAAAAAAATCGGCCGGTAA
- a CDS encoding DUF4954 family protein: MNAIIKTLDNVIARSPFIASILAIQNGDGSSFRMLTDNEITQLQNQGNRSREWELVRVCEGFTPESIFDSTFAGECLIGRFDKIDLNIRASITHRAGIYNSMVIGSTISDNCLIRDVGIIANYHIGNNAVIFQVKELSASGKRGFGNGSTITIGNETGGREIASYAEMTIPVAEAVLRNRNNPELQRSYANFIESYMSRCTLLHGVVGANARVASTSIIKDSYIGGDVNIDGATLVENCTVLGSPGEETTISHGSIVRNSCVQWGCKVTSMAIVENSILTEHSHVERHGKATNSIIGPNSGIAEGEVTSSLIGPFVGFHHQSMLIAALWPEGKGNIGYGANIGSNHTSRAPDQEIWCGEGLFFGLGVNVKFPANYVNSPYSVIATAVVTLPQKVEFPFSLIAKPESRPAGIPEPYNELFPGWVLAHNLYAILRNEGKFKKRNKARRTEFNFKVFRPDTVKKMISARESLAGIAEIKETYTSDDIAGAGKNFMTEKSRREGIHTYSFFIQYYALLALMEKLSKDLALKKGPASVYEPDSDNTEWEFVRDILTSEQFDRAGPRDNMSRLIQFHQTVLKNTIQSKEKDDIRGRRIIDDYDHINVKAEDDGFIREAGESMKRSIGEIEKLMGESKW, from the coding sequence ATGAATGCAATCATTAAGACGCTTGATAACGTTATTGCGCGTTCACCGTTCATCGCTTCCATTCTCGCAATACAAAATGGCGACGGTTCTTCTTTCCGCATGCTTACGGACAATGAAATCACGCAACTTCAAAACCAGGGGAACCGCTCCCGCGAATGGGAACTGGTCCGCGTTTGTGAAGGATTCACTCCGGAGTCAATATTCGATTCGACCTTTGCCGGCGAATGCCTTATCGGACGTTTCGATAAAATCGATCTGAACATTCGCGCTTCGATTACCCACCGCGCCGGCATTTACAACAGCATGGTAATTGGATCGACAATCAGCGACAACTGCCTCATCCGTGACGTCGGAATCATCGCGAACTACCATATCGGGAACAACGCGGTCATATTCCAGGTCAAAGAGCTGTCGGCTTCGGGAAAGCGGGGTTTCGGCAACGGGAGCACTATTACCATCGGGAATGAAACCGGGGGCAGGGAGATAGCATCCTATGCCGAGATGACCATCCCCGTCGCCGAAGCGGTGTTGAGAAACAGAAATAATCCCGAACTGCAGCGCAGTTATGCGAACTTTATCGAGTCATACATGTCGCGCTGCACGCTTCTCCACGGCGTGGTGGGGGCAAATGCGAGGGTAGCCTCCACTTCCATAATCAAGGACTCGTACATAGGAGGCGACGTCAACATTGACGGAGCGACGTTGGTGGAGAACTGCACCGTCCTTGGCTCTCCCGGAGAAGAAACCACCATCAGCCATGGTTCCATCGTCAGAAATTCCTGCGTGCAGTGGGGTTGTAAAGTCACCTCGATGGCCATCGTCGAAAACTCCATCCTGACCGAACACTCGCACGTCGAAAGACACGGGAAGGCGACCAACAGCATAATAGGCCCCAATTCGGGCATAGCCGAGGGCGAAGTAACCTCCTCCCTCATCGGCCCCTTCGTCGGATTCCATCATCAGTCGATGCTTATCGCCGCGCTGTGGCCCGAGGGGAAAGGCAATATCGGATACGGCGCAAACATCGGTTCCAACCACACATCCAGGGCTCCGGACCAGGAGATCTGGTGCGGAGAAGGACTTTTTTTCGGCCTCGGGGTCAATGTTAAATTCCCCGCGAATTACGTCAATTCGCCCTACTCGGTAATCGCCACCGCGGTCGTTACCCTTCCCCAGAAGGTGGAGTTTCCCTTTTCATTAATAGCAAAACCGGAGAGCCGCCCGGCAGGGATTCCAGAACCCTATAACGAGCTATTCCCCGGATGGGTCCTCGCACACAACCTTTACGCCATTCTCAGAAATGAGGGCAAATTCAAAAAAAGGAATAAGGCCCGACGGACGGAATTTAATTTCAAAGTGTTTCGCCCGGATACGGTCAAAAAAATGATCTCGGCCAGGGAGTCCCTCGCGGGTATTGCCGAAATTAAAGAAACCTATACCTCTGATGATATTGCCGGTGCGGGGAAAAACTTCATGACCGAGAAAAGCAGGAGGGAAGGTATTCATACATACTCATTTTTCATCCAGTATTATGCCCTGCTGGCCCTCATGGAGAAGCTGTCGAAGGACCTTGCCCTTAAAAAAGGCCCTGCCTCCGTATACGAACCCGATTCCGACAACACTGAATGGGAGTTCGTGCGCGACATTCTTACATCGGAACAATTCGACAGGGCAGGCCCCAGAGACAACATGTCCAGGCTGATCCAATTCCACCAAACCGTGTTGAAGAATACAATTCAGTCGAAAGAAAAGGACGACATAAGGGGAAGGCGCATCATCGACGATTATGATCACATAAACGTTAAGGCCGAAGATGACGGTTTTATCCGTGAAGCCGGGGAATCGATGAAGAGGAGCATCGGGGAAATAGAAAAGCTTATGGGAGAATCAAAGTGGTAG
- a CDS encoding helicase HerA-like domain-containing protein, which yields MSDNKILMGQGKAKAFLEPSMANRHGLITGATGTGKTVTLQMMAEVFSEIGVPVFVADIKGDIAGLSQAGKTHEKIEERVKMMGMVDFAYRANPVELWDLYRKKGLPMRATASDMGPDLWSRLLELSEAQSTTMSLLFEMADDAGLLLLDMKDLKAALQHLADNADSISAEYGQISKQTVQTIQRKLLPLEQQGGEVFFGEPDLDINDLIKHDGKGRGVINIISAEELVLHPVLYSTFLLWLLSELFEELPERGDADKPLLVFFFDEAHLLFNDAPKALVKKIEQVVRLIRSKGVGVYFVTQSPLDIPEEVLGQLGNRVQHALRAFTPKDQRAVRSAAETFRANPDIDTGKAITELGVGEALASFLDPKGVPGMVERVFVRPPGCRLGVITDEERKDLLKSSKLRGKYEKDIDRESAYEILAKKAEKRVKTEEPEEDGEAGGVGKKPAAAKGRGRQTVAESFTKGMARSIGSTLGRQIAGKAGARLVRGILGSILR from the coding sequence ATGAGCGATAATAAAATCCTGATGGGGCAGGGCAAAGCAAAGGCATTTCTCGAGCCGTCGATGGCGAACCGCCACGGGCTCATAACCGGGGCGACCGGGACGGGGAAGACGGTCACCCTGCAGATGATGGCCGAGGTCTTTTCCGAAATAGGGGTTCCCGTTTTCGTCGCCGACATAAAGGGCGATATCGCCGGACTCAGCCAGGCCGGAAAGACGCATGAAAAAATCGAAGAGCGGGTAAAGATGATGGGGATGGTGGATTTCGCCTACCGTGCGAACCCCGTCGAGTTGTGGGACCTGTACCGGAAAAAGGGCCTGCCCATGCGCGCCACGGCGAGCGACATGGGCCCCGACCTCTGGTCGCGCCTGCTCGAGCTCTCCGAGGCCCAGAGCACGACAATGAGCCTTCTCTTCGAGATGGCCGACGACGCGGGCCTGCTGTTGCTCGACATGAAAGACCTCAAGGCGGCCCTTCAGCACCTTGCGGACAATGCGGATTCAATTTCGGCCGAATACGGCCAGATATCCAAGCAGACCGTCCAGACCATACAACGCAAGCTCCTGCCGCTCGAGCAGCAGGGCGGCGAGGTTTTTTTCGGCGAGCCCGACCTCGATATCAACGATCTCATCAAGCATGACGGCAAGGGGCGCGGTGTGATCAACATCATATCCGCGGAGGAGCTGGTGCTGCACCCGGTGCTTTACTCGACCTTCCTGCTGTGGCTGCTGTCGGAGCTCTTCGAGGAGCTCCCCGAGCGCGGTGACGCCGACAAACCATTGCTGGTTTTCTTTTTCGACGAGGCGCACCTTCTGTTCAACGACGCGCCAAAAGCGCTCGTGAAGAAGATCGAGCAGGTTGTGCGGCTCATCCGCTCGAAGGGCGTTGGCGTATATTTCGTCACCCAGAGCCCGCTCGACATACCCGAGGAGGTGCTGGGGCAGCTTGGCAACCGCGTGCAACACGCGTTGCGCGCGTTCACGCCGAAGGATCAGAGGGCGGTAAGGTCGGCCGCGGAGACCTTCCGGGCCAATCCCGATATCGATACCGGCAAGGCCATCACCGAGCTGGGCGTGGGCGAGGCGCTGGCGAGCTTCCTCGATCCGAAGGGGGTCCCCGGGATGGTGGAGCGTGTGTTTGTGCGCCCGCCGGGCTGCCGCCTGGGGGTCATCACCGATGAAGAGCGCAAGGACCTCCTGAAATCGTCAAAGCTGAGAGGCAAATACGAAAAGGATATCGACCGCGAGTCGGCCTACGAGATTCTGGCAAAGAAGGCGGAGAAGCGCGTCAAAACAGAAGAGCCGGAAGAGGACGGGGAAGCCGGCGGGGTCGGGAAGAAACCGGCCGCCGCCAAAGGACGCGGCAGACAGACCGTGGCCGAGAGCTTTACAAAGGGCATGGCGCGAAGTATCGGAAGCACGCTCGGCAGGCAGATAGCCGGCAAGGCCGGCGCACGGCTGGTGCGGGGAATTCTGGGCAGTATTCTTCGTTAG
- a CDS encoding ATP-binding protein has translation MINEPITNAMKYAVGGRENALLRFSTTERSGAVLIEFEDNGPGIPGSVTLENSTIFGMQLVGMPAERHGGTIRIERQGGIRYIIEFRE, from the coding sequence ATAATAAACGAGCCGATCACCAACGCGATGAAATACGCCGTGGGCGGCCGCGAGAACGCGCTTCTGCGATTTTCGACGACCGAAAGGAGCGGCGCGGTGCTCATCGAGTTCGAGGACAACGGACCCGGCATACCCGGATCGGTCACCCTTGAAAATTCGACCATATTTGGCATGCAGCTCGTTGGCATGCCGGCGGAACGGCATGGCGGCACGATCCGTATTGAACGGCAGGGCGGAATACGGTATATAATCGAATTCAGGGAATAA
- a CDS encoding ATP-binding protein, protein MNRQNEGMTYPCGREILSISFPGLRESTGGAVGAVVRAVAGAGLSTVIDRQKLHLVIDEAVTNAMEHGNGWDPAKKVTVVVSHAAGRLRIAIGDEGGGFRPDACTPATGTLKNRGRGLSLMRHFCETAWNDKGNVVILYFALIEKPMASCAVRTP, encoded by the coding sequence ATGAACAGGCAAAATGAAGGAATGACATACCCGTGCGGACGGGAGATACTGTCCATTTCGTTTCCAGGCCTCAGGGAGTCTACGGGTGGGGCGGTGGGCGCGGTCGTGCGAGCCGTGGCCGGGGCGGGGCTTTCGACCGTCATCGACAGGCAAAAGTTACATCTCGTTATCGACGAGGCGGTCACCAACGCCATGGAGCACGGTAACGGATGGGACCCGGCGAAGAAGGTTACCGTTGTCGTATCGCACGCGGCGGGACGTTTGCGCATAGCCATCGGCGACGAGGGCGGGGGTTTCAGGCCGGATGCGTGCACGCCGGCCACCGGCACACTGAAGAATCGCGGCAGGGGTCTGTCGCTCATGCGTCACTTCTGCGAGACGGCGTGGAACGATAAAGGCAACGTGGTGATATTGTATTTCGCGCTGATTGAAAAGCCTATGGCTTCCTGCGCTGTTCGTACTCCTTGA